A genomic window from Streptomyces sp. NBC_01429 includes:
- a CDS encoding FAD-dependent oxidoreductase, translating to MATEVAVIGGGLGSVAAALALLQRGHRVVMTEEYPWLGGQLTSQAVPPDEHIWVEQFGVTARYRSLRENIRRYYRDHYPLSDAARADRELNPGRGRVSRLCHEPRVALAVIDALLAPYRSSGRLTVLQPAVPVGADTVDGVVRTVTVEDPRTGAQSVITAEFVLDGTETGDLLPLTGTEYVVGAEARSDTGEPGAPEVADPANVQSIAWCFVFDHAPGDHTIARPDDYDDWRSFELPYWGAPMLSFTAPNPRTLAPEQRTMIVNPAQDVSGDPRFDAGDQDLWQFRRIAARQTFIDGLYDSDIVLANWPQLDYVGGSIIDTDERERHLAAAKAQSRAYVHWLQTEAPRPDGGRGWPGLRLRGDLVGTDDGFAQAPYIRESRRIKALTTVREQDISVASRGSGAPARFDASVGVGMYRIDLHPSTGGDNYIDVESAPFEIPLGALVPVRTQNLIPAAKNIGTTHITNGAYRLHPVEWNVGESAGELAAFCLDRGLSPRQVATDPALVDQLQRRLTEAGVELHWPEVVGY from the coding sequence ATCGCCACAGAGGTGGCGGTCATAGGCGGCGGACTCGGATCGGTGGCAGCTGCCCTCGCGCTGCTCCAGCGCGGACACCGGGTCGTGATGACCGAGGAGTACCCGTGGCTGGGCGGCCAGTTGACGTCCCAGGCGGTGCCGCCGGACGAGCACATCTGGGTGGAGCAGTTCGGCGTGACCGCCCGCTACCGGAGCCTGCGGGAGAACATCCGCCGCTACTACCGGGACCACTACCCGCTCTCGGACGCGGCCCGCGCGGACCGTGAACTCAACCCGGGGCGCGGCCGGGTGAGCCGGCTGTGCCACGAGCCGCGGGTGGCGCTCGCGGTGATCGACGCACTCCTCGCGCCCTACCGGTCGAGCGGCCGGCTGACCGTACTCCAACCGGCGGTCCCGGTCGGCGCCGACACCGTGGACGGGGTGGTCCGCACGGTCACGGTCGAGGATCCGCGGACCGGGGCGCAGAGCGTGATCACCGCGGAGTTCGTGCTGGACGGCACCGAGACCGGTGACCTGCTGCCGCTGACCGGCACCGAGTACGTCGTCGGCGCCGAGGCGCGGTCCGACACCGGTGAGCCGGGCGCTCCCGAGGTCGCCGACCCGGCCAACGTGCAGTCGATCGCGTGGTGCTTCGTCTTCGACCATGCCCCCGGGGACCACACGATCGCCCGGCCCGACGACTACGACGACTGGCGCTCGTTCGAACTGCCCTACTGGGGCGCACCGATGCTGTCGTTCACCGCGCCCAATCCGCGCACCCTGGCACCGGAGCAGCGCACCATGATCGTGAACCCGGCGCAGGACGTCTCCGGCGATCCGCGGTTCGACGCCGGGGACCAGGACCTGTGGCAGTTCCGGCGGATCGCCGCCCGTCAGACCTTCATCGACGGCCTGTACGACAGCGACATCGTGCTGGCCAACTGGCCTCAGCTGGACTACGTCGGCGGCTCGATCATCGACACCGACGAACGAGAGCGGCACCTGGCCGCGGCGAAGGCGCAGTCCCGGGCCTACGTCCACTGGCTGCAGACCGAGGCGCCCCGCCCCGACGGCGGCCGGGGCTGGCCGGGACTGAGGCTGCGCGGGGACCTGGTGGGCACCGACGACGGCTTCGCGCAGGCCCCGTACATCCGGGAATCCCGCCGGATCAAGGCGCTGACCACCGTCCGCGAGCAGGACATCTCGGTCGCATCCCGCGGGTCCGGCGCGCCGGCCCGGTTCGACGCGTCCGTCGGGGTGGGGATGTACCGGATCGACCTGCACCCCTCCACTGGCGGCGACAACTACATCGACGTCGAGTCGGCACCGTTCGAGATCCCGCTGGGTGCCCTGGTCCCGGTCCGGACCCAGAACCTGATCCCCGCCGCCAAGAACATCGGCACCACCCACATCACCAACGGCGCCTACCGGCTCCACCCGGTCGAGTGGAACGTCGGCGAGTCCGCGGGCGAACTCGCCGCGTTCTGCCTCGACCGCGGACTGAGCCCACGGCAGGTCGCCACCGACCCCGCACTCGTCGATCAGCTCCAACGCCGCCTGACCGAGGCCGGTGTCGAACTCCACTGGCCCGAGGTCGTCGGCTACTGA
- a CDS encoding ABC transporter substrate-binding protein, with protein sequence MIRTRKVLGAVAMTTVLALCAACSGSSSGTSDTAVDLRMTVWTSDKAQLALFNSIAAAYRADHPDVSKITFESLPFEDYNTTLTTQIAGGNAPDLAWMGDLSQDLIASDALVGLTDTFKSTPGWKYDDLLGSATAEYSHDSTLYAYPFSNSPYALYVNTDLLAKAGQKIDPATLTWDQVAAAGAAAHAKTGNAGFVIRDFDYKAWNTLATVWTGWGGSAWSADGKTCTFDSPEMQKAFTFLHDAAFKTRAMPGPGTTADFFAGDAAFTVAQVSRASLLTGKFKFGLYPLPAGPKGTYSVLGQAGMGVLASSKHPKQAAGFLAYLTDPENAAKLAQYFPPPRKSLLTGDKLAANNKVLSASQLQDAVVDQLPDAVTLPNHTSPAEIAQKGKTALDAMWRADADIPAVLKSVCAALDPILAK encoded by the coding sequence ATGATCAGAACCAGAAAGGTGCTGGGCGCCGTCGCCATGACGACGGTTCTCGCACTCTGCGCCGCCTGCTCCGGGTCCTCGTCCGGCACCTCGGACACGGCAGTGGACCTGCGGATGACGGTCTGGACCTCGGACAAAGCCCAGCTGGCGCTCTTCAACAGCATCGCCGCCGCCTACCGCGCTGACCACCCCGACGTCTCGAAGATCACCTTCGAGAGCCTCCCGTTCGAGGACTACAACACGACGCTCACCACACAGATCGCCGGCGGCAACGCCCCGGATCTCGCCTGGATGGGCGACCTGTCGCAGGACCTCATCGCCTCCGACGCCCTCGTCGGGCTGACCGACACGTTCAAGTCCACCCCCGGCTGGAAGTACGACGACCTGCTCGGCAGCGCGACAGCGGAGTACAGCCACGACAGCACGCTGTACGCCTACCCGTTCTCCAACTCGCCGTACGCGCTCTACGTGAACACCGACCTGCTGGCCAAGGCCGGACAGAAGATCGACCCGGCCACCCTGACCTGGGACCAGGTCGCCGCAGCCGGAGCGGCTGCCCACGCCAAGACCGGCAATGCCGGCTTCGTCATCCGCGACTTCGACTACAAGGCGTGGAACACACTGGCCACCGTGTGGACCGGCTGGGGCGGGTCGGCGTGGAGCGCGGACGGCAAGACCTGCACCTTCGACAGCCCCGAGATGCAGAAGGCATTCACCTTCCTGCACGACGCGGCGTTCAAGACCCGGGCGATGCCAGGACCGGGCACCACCGCCGACTTCTTCGCCGGCGACGCCGCCTTCACCGTCGCGCAGGTCTCCCGCGCCTCACTGCTGACCGGCAAGTTCAAGTTCGGGCTGTACCCGCTGCCCGCGGGCCCCAAGGGCACCTACTCCGTCCTCGGCCAGGCCGGGATGGGCGTGCTGGCCTCCAGTAAGCACCCGAAGCAGGCGGCGGGCTTCCTCGCCTACCTGACCGATCCGGAGAATGCCGCCAAGCTGGCCCAGTACTTCCCGCCGCCGCGGAAGTCGCTGCTGACCGGGGACAAGCTCGCCGCGAACAACAAGGTCCTGAGCGCGTCCCAGCTCCAGGACGCGGTGGTGGACCAGCTGCCGGACGCCGTCACACTGCCCAACCACACCAGCCCGGCGGAGATCGCCCAGAAGGGCAAGACGGCGCTCGACGCGATGTGGCGCGCTGATGCCGACATCCCGGCCGTCCTGAAGTCGGTCTGCGCCGCGCTCGATCCGATTCTGGCCAAGTGA
- a CDS encoding carbohydrate ABC transporter permease has product MTRTEAAERATPQVTGQAVAQTAAETARASGPGFWTTRRRDVLTGYLFILPQLLGVAVFVLLPVGMAIWYSLNKRNVFTGKQTFVGGDNYAALAHDPQLPKVLLATALFSGGVVIANVTLGLLIAVLLNRKFRGATVFRTLFFSPVVVSVVAWTLVWGFLLQDNGGINALLDTVGIDGPNWLQKGDTAMLSVILTQVVRGVGVNMVLFLAALQGVPRELYEAARIDGANSRTVFARITLPMISPTVLLTVIVTVAGALQSFAQIAVLTGGGPGLSTTVLVYYVFQQAFEFNNIGYGSTLALMLLSFVMLLTLLQWQLRRKWVFYED; this is encoded by the coding sequence GTGACCAGGACAGAGGCCGCAGAGCGGGCCACCCCGCAGGTCACCGGGCAGGCGGTCGCGCAGACTGCCGCCGAGACCGCACGCGCATCCGGGCCAGGCTTCTGGACGACCCGCCGACGGGACGTACTGACCGGCTACCTGTTCATCCTGCCGCAGCTCCTCGGAGTGGCGGTGTTCGTCCTGCTGCCGGTCGGCATGGCGATCTGGTACAGCCTGAACAAGCGGAACGTCTTCACCGGCAAGCAGACCTTCGTCGGCGGCGACAACTACGCGGCCCTGGCTCACGACCCGCAACTGCCCAAGGTGCTGCTGGCGACAGCGCTCTTCTCGGGCGGGGTGGTGATCGCCAACGTCACACTCGGGCTGCTGATCGCCGTCCTGCTCAACCGCAAGTTCCGCGGTGCCACGGTGTTCCGGACGCTGTTCTTCTCCCCAGTGGTGGTCTCCGTGGTCGCCTGGACCCTGGTCTGGGGCTTCCTGCTCCAGGACAACGGCGGCATCAACGCCCTGCTGGACACGGTCGGGATCGACGGGCCGAACTGGCTGCAGAAGGGCGACACCGCGATGCTGTCGGTGATCCTCACCCAAGTGGTGCGCGGCGTCGGGGTCAACATGGTGCTGTTCCTGGCAGCCCTGCAGGGCGTGCCGCGGGAACTGTACGAGGCCGCCCGCATCGACGGCGCGAACAGCCGCACGGTCTTCGCCCGGATCACGTTGCCGATGATCTCACCGACGGTGCTGCTGACCGTCATCGTCACGGTCGCCGGGGCGTTGCAGTCCTTCGCCCAGATCGCCGTCCTGACCGGTGGCGGGCCAGGGCTGTCCACCACCGTCCTCGTGTACTACGTGTTCCAGCAGGCCTTCGAGTTCAACAACATCGGCTACGGCTCGACGCTGGCCCTGATGCTGCTGTCCTTCGTCATGCTGCTCACCTTGCTGCAATGGCAGCTGCGCCGTAAGTGGGTGTTCTATGAGGACTGA
- a CDS encoding LacI family DNA-binding transcriptional regulator — translation MPTKPRRVTQREIAEIAGVSQTTVSVVLNDRDGTNVRIPEETRARVKAAIEQATYVADPAARRLAGLDNQIIGVFTYEEALSPESLDFYGPLLNGIERTAEEVGWDLLFFTSSPVENGTRSLFHRKTRLRLTDGCVLLGQQMVGSELERLVAEQFPFVAVGRRDETAAAVPYVGVDYVTPAHALIDLAADSGHRQALYVHRGRDTATARDRRGAVEAASAAGRMAFMLVGEERVAELPRLARSTDATLIIAEDAFLTEDVILSLVGAGVDVPGEISVAAFGEVRGHRSDGRALTGFRVPRKQVAAEALELLQQLITTDPQEWAGLDIQRLLVAEVEAGDTIAVRSAGQS, via the coding sequence ATGCCAACGAAGCCGCGCCGGGTCACCCAGCGCGAGATCGCCGAGATCGCGGGGGTCAGTCAGACCACCGTCTCGGTGGTGCTGAACGACCGTGACGGCACGAACGTGCGCATCCCGGAAGAGACCCGGGCGCGGGTCAAGGCGGCGATCGAGCAGGCGACCTACGTCGCCGATCCCGCGGCCCGCCGGCTGGCCGGTCTGGACAACCAGATCATCGGCGTCTTCACCTACGAGGAAGCCCTGTCGCCGGAGAGCCTCGACTTCTACGGCCCGCTGCTGAACGGGATCGAGCGTACGGCCGAGGAGGTCGGCTGGGACCTGCTGTTCTTCACGTCCTCGCCGGTCGAGAACGGCACCCGCAGCCTGTTCCACCGCAAGACCCGGCTGCGGCTCACCGACGGCTGCGTCCTGCTCGGCCAGCAGATGGTCGGCTCCGAGCTGGAACGGCTGGTCGCCGAGCAGTTCCCGTTCGTCGCGGTCGGCCGCAGGGACGAGACGGCCGCGGCCGTGCCGTACGTCGGCGTCGACTACGTCACTCCGGCGCACGCCCTGATCGACCTGGCCGCGGACAGCGGACACCGCCAGGCCCTGTACGTGCACCGCGGCCGGGACACCGCCACCGCGCGGGACCGGCGCGGCGCGGTCGAGGCCGCTTCGGCGGCGGGCCGCATGGCGTTCATGCTGGTGGGCGAGGAGCGCGTCGCCGAGCTGCCCCGGCTGGCCCGGTCCACGGACGCCACGCTGATCATCGCCGAGGACGCCTTCCTCACCGAGGACGTCATCCTCTCGCTGGTCGGTGCCGGGGTGGATGTACCCGGCGAGATCTCGGTCGCCGCCTTCGGTGAGGTCCGCGGTCATCGCTCCGACGGACGAGCACTGACGGGCTTTCGCGTGCCACGCAAACAGGTCGCCGCCGAAGCACTGGAACTGCTCCAGCAGCTGATCACCACTGACCCGCAGGAGTGGGCCGGACTGGACATCCAGCGGCTCCTGGTGGCCGAGGTCGAAGCGGGCGACACCATCGCCGTCCGATCGGCAGGACAGTCGTGA
- a CDS encoding carbohydrate ABC transporter permease, with translation MRTDRVRSVVLVVALSVLAIPFVVPTIWMVAASVKPLAEIFKAPPSLWTDSPTLSAYREAFSFQPFARQYFNSIYIAVLVTLITLLVSSLAGYAFARIRFPGANALFLVVLTGMLVPSEVTIVPLFQLFKSAGLINTHWPLILVTALAGPCVLATFIMRQFFIALPVELEEAGRLDGLGRPAIWWRICLPLARPALSAVAILTFLASWNLYLEPTVYLTSPDLFTLPQALTRFTDSYGGPMWNTQLAAATMTVLPMLIVFVLAQRHFIEGLSHSGLK, from the coding sequence ATGAGGACTGACAGAGTCCGGTCGGTAGTGCTGGTGGTCGCTCTGAGCGTGCTGGCGATCCCGTTCGTGGTGCCGACGATCTGGATGGTCGCCGCGTCGGTGAAACCACTGGCCGAGATCTTCAAGGCCCCGCCGTCGCTGTGGACAGACTCGCCGACACTGTCCGCGTACCGCGAGGCATTCAGCTTCCAGCCCTTTGCCCGGCAGTATTTCAACAGTATCTACATCGCCGTGCTGGTCACACTGATCACTCTGCTGGTGTCCAGTCTGGCCGGGTACGCCTTCGCCCGGATCCGTTTCCCCGGCGCGAACGCCCTGTTCCTTGTGGTGCTGACCGGGATGCTGGTACCGAGCGAAGTGACGATCGTGCCGCTGTTCCAGCTGTTCAAATCGGCCGGCCTGATCAACACGCACTGGCCGCTGATCCTGGTGACCGCACTGGCCGGACCGTGCGTGCTGGCCACGTTCATCATGCGGCAGTTCTTCATCGCCCTCCCCGTCGAACTGGAGGAGGCCGGCCGCCTCGACGGCCTCGGCCGTCCCGCGATCTGGTGGCGGATCTGCCTGCCGCTGGCCAGACCGGCCCTGTCGGCGGTGGCGATCCTGACGTTCCTCGCCTCCTGGAACCTCTACCTGGAACCCACGGTCTACCTCACCTCACCAGACCTCTTCACCTTGCCGCAGGCACTGACCCGCTTCACCGACTCCTACGGCGGCCCGATGTGGAACACCCAACTCGCCGCCGCCACCATGACCGTCCTGCCGATGCTGATCGTCTTCGTCCTGGCCCAGCGCCACTTCATCGAAGGGCTGTCCCACTCCGGCCTCAAATGA